Proteins encoded in a region of the Streptomyces sp. NBC_01298 genome:
- a CDS encoding glycosyltransferase — MRVVLSTYGSRGAVEPMAGLAVRLRRLGAEVRMCAPPDEEFAVRLAALGVELVPAGSPVRPLVTSVTPGSAEGLARRAADLMAAQFAAVAGAAEGADALVATGPLPVTAGARSVAEKLGLRYVHASHQPVSLPSPHRRPPARRGSPLPSDTTDNQALWDQDAALAHTMFGGPLNTLRAAAGLPPVDSVRDYAFTAHPWLATDPLLSPWRPTGLGVVQTGAWYAPDERPLPAELLEFLDDGDGLPPVYVGFGSTPLSAPGEVARAAVEAVRARGRRAVVSRGWAELALTDGRDDCFLVDEVNHQALFRRVAAVVHHGSAGTTTTAALAGVPQVVVAQGADQPYWAGRVADLGIGAAHGGPAPDAESLSAALRTALAPATRARAAEVAGAVRTDGTAVAARLLLDGAGRTA, encoded by the coding sequence ATGCGTGTGGTGTTGTCGACGTACGGGTCGCGCGGAGCCGTGGAGCCGATGGCCGGGCTGGCCGTACGCCTGAGGCGGCTCGGCGCGGAGGTGCGGATGTGCGCACCGCCCGACGAGGAGTTCGCGGTACGGCTGGCGGCCCTCGGCGTCGAGCTCGTGCCGGCCGGCAGCCCGGTGCGCCCGCTCGTGACCTCGGTGACGCCCGGATCGGCGGAGGGCCTGGCGCGGCGGGCGGCGGATCTGATGGCCGCACAGTTCGCCGCGGTCGCCGGGGCGGCCGAAGGCGCGGACGCGCTGGTGGCGACGGGCCCCTTGCCGGTCACCGCCGGTGCGCGTTCGGTGGCCGAGAAGCTGGGTCTGCGCTACGTGCACGCGAGCCACCAGCCGGTCAGCCTGCCGTCGCCCCACCGGCGGCCGCCCGCGCGCCGGGGCAGTCCCCTACCGTCGGACACCACCGACAACCAGGCCCTCTGGGACCAGGACGCGGCCCTCGCGCACACCATGTTCGGCGGACCGCTCAACACCCTGCGTGCGGCTGCCGGCCTGCCGCCCGTGGACTCCGTACGGGACTACGCCTTCACCGCCCACCCCTGGCTGGCCACGGACCCGCTCCTCTCGCCGTGGCGGCCCACGGGTCTCGGCGTGGTGCAGACCGGGGCGTGGTACGCGCCGGACGAACGGCCCCTCCCCGCCGAGCTGCTGGAGTTCCTGGACGACGGTGACGGCCTGCCGCCGGTCTACGTGGGCTTCGGCAGCACCCCCCTGAGCGCCCCGGGCGAGGTCGCCCGGGCTGCCGTCGAGGCGGTCCGTGCGCGGGGCCGCCGTGCCGTCGTCTCCCGGGGCTGGGCCGAACTGGCCCTGACCGACGGCCGGGACGACTGCTTCCTCGTCGACGAGGTCAACCACCAGGCGCTCTTCCGCCGGGTGGCCGCCGTCGTGCACCACGGCAGCGCCGGCACCACGACGACCGCCGCCCTGGCCGGCGTGCCCCAGGTGGTGGTGGCCCAGGGGGCGGATCAGCCTTACTGGGCCGGCCGGGTCGCGGACCTGGGCATCGGCGCGGCCCACGGGGGCCCGGCCCCGGACGCCGAGTCCCTGTCGGCCGCGCTGCGCACGGCCCTGGCCCCCGCGACCCGCGCCCGGGCCGCCGAGGTGGCCGGCGCGGTCCGCACCGACGGGACGGCGGTGGCCGCGCGGCTGCTGCTCGACGGGGCCGGCCGGACCGCTTGA
- a CDS encoding aspartate/glutamate racemase family protein yields the protein MKTIGLIGGMSWESTAEYYRILNERTRERLGGLHSARCVLYSVDFAEIERLQVQGRWEEAGEVLADAARSLEAAGAELLLICTNTMHKVADPVQAAVSVPLLHLADTTAAAVRAAGLRRVGLLGTAFTMEQDFYRGRLAAGGLDVSVPGPEGRALVHRVIYEELCLGVVREESRAAYRRVVGELVAGGAEGIVLGCTEIELLIGPADSPVPLFPTARLHAEAAVDAALAP from the coding sequence ATGAAGACCATCGGGTTGATCGGCGGCATGAGCTGGGAGTCCACGGCGGAGTACTACCGGATCCTCAACGAGCGGACCCGCGAACGCCTCGGCGGACTCCACTCCGCCCGCTGCGTGCTCTACTCCGTGGACTTCGCGGAGATCGAGCGCTTGCAGGTCCAGGGCCGCTGGGAGGAAGCCGGCGAGGTACTGGCCGATGCCGCCCGTTCGCTGGAAGCGGCGGGCGCGGAGCTCCTGCTGATCTGCACCAACACCATGCACAAGGTCGCGGACCCGGTCCAGGCCGCCGTCTCCGTACCCCTCCTGCACCTGGCGGACACCACGGCCGCCGCCGTCCGGGCCGCCGGACTGCGCCGGGTGGGGCTGCTGGGCACCGCGTTCACGATGGAACAGGACTTCTACCGGGGCCGCCTGGCCGCGGGCGGGCTCGACGTCAGCGTCCCGGGTCCCGAGGGGCGTGCACTCGTACACCGGGTGATCTACGAGGAGCTCTGCCTCGGCGTGGTCCGGGAGGAGTCGCGCGCCGCGTACCGCCGGGTCGTCGGGGAACTCGTCGCCGGGGGCGCCGAGGGGATCGTCCTGGGGTGCACGGAGATCGAGCTGCTCATCGGTCCCGCGGACAGCCCCGTACCGCTCTTCCCCACCGCCCGCCTGCACGCCGAGGCGGCGGTGGACGCGGCCCTGGCCCCGTAA
- a CDS encoding response regulator transcription factor: MRILVVEDARSLAEVVAEGLRDQGMAVDLAHDGLAAAAKLDVNAYDVVVLDRDLPGIHGDTLCRMLTEREDRAMVLMLTAAGSPGDRVSGLTLGADDYLAKPFHFPELILRIRSLARRRPAARPRTLRAAGIELDPVHRTALRDGARLELSVKEFAVLEALLRASPGFLSAEALLEQVWDENADPFTNTVAVTMGRLRRKLGAPQIITTTPGVGYRIGAPGTGGMA, encoded by the coding sequence ATGAGGATCCTGGTCGTCGAGGACGCGCGCTCGCTCGCGGAGGTCGTCGCCGAAGGACTGCGCGACCAGGGCATGGCCGTCGACCTCGCTCACGACGGGCTGGCCGCCGCCGCCAAGCTCGACGTCAACGCGTACGACGTGGTGGTCCTCGACCGGGACCTGCCCGGCATCCACGGCGACACGCTCTGCCGGATGCTCACGGAGCGGGAGGACCGCGCGATGGTGCTGATGCTGACCGCGGCCGGATCGCCAGGCGACCGGGTCAGCGGCCTCACCCTCGGAGCCGACGACTACCTCGCCAAACCCTTCCACTTCCCCGAACTGATCCTGCGCATCCGCTCCCTGGCCCGCCGCAGGCCCGCGGCCCGGCCCCGCACCCTGCGCGCCGCCGGAATCGAACTCGACCCCGTGCACCGCACCGCCCTGCGCGACGGCGCCCGCCTGGAGCTCTCCGTCAAGGAGTTCGCCGTACTGGAGGCCCTGCTCCGGGCGAGTCCGGGCTTCCTGAGCGCCGAGGCCCTGCTCGAACAGGTCTGGGACGAGAACGCCGACCCGTTCACCAACACGGTCGCGGTCACCATGGGCCGCCTGCGCCGCAAACTGGGTGCCCCACAGATCATCACGACGACCCCCGGCGTGGGCTACCGCATCGGCGCGCCCGGGACCGGCGGGATGGCGTAG
- a CDS encoding DUF6056 family protein translates to MSTAAGEGEDKGERNPHEGAGGGRPRTFPRGVLPAAGAVLVAAAGALIAVGCFLGLYVRPTSDDWCAGWKARDMGVLGITSDFYTTQNGRITNAFLSGLVYGDGLAGAKILPTVIAVCFTLGLVLLGREFVRFLGGGPRVPALTACALVVQALVYFAGPRSYQVLLWAPATISHTVPSVVGVWVLLLALRTAGHPRTAVRVAGLAGAFLIGFAMGTLSEPFTLVSGLLAALLGLLCLPRLGLARDWRPFTWCLVWCSGLVCGLVVLYTSPGARWRRAQQPPKESMLSPGELRATFEDWLRMWDSVAGRPAYLGAAAVGVLLGLAAVLGRGGRCGPVPGKREARGPVPRGTLVALLLLPVPVVVLGSFAVAAGLRSGYGPAGWTYARTWTSYLVPMELALCGYGALLGAWGGRRLRAHRSAGTALLACAVVAGCLALASVAVLVPEVRRLTTTTVTRSVAWDAQDARIRAEAGRGSTDVAYKPLYIGDLAEPFYTQAYERDWVAACVSKWYGIDRIHRG, encoded by the coding sequence ATGAGCACGGCTGCGGGCGAGGGCGAGGACAAGGGCGAACGCAACCCGCACGAGGGCGCCGGGGGCGGACGCCCCCGCACGTTCCCGCGCGGGGTGCTCCCCGCTGCCGGTGCGGTCCTCGTCGCCGCGGCCGGTGCGCTGATCGCCGTGGGCTGCTTCCTCGGTCTGTACGTGAGGCCCACGTCCGACGACTGGTGCGCCGGCTGGAAGGCCCGCGACATGGGCGTCCTCGGCATCACCTCCGACTTCTACACGACACAGAACGGCCGGATCACCAACGCCTTCCTGAGCGGTCTCGTCTACGGTGACGGACTGGCCGGGGCCAAGATCCTGCCGACGGTGATCGCCGTCTGCTTCACCCTCGGACTGGTCCTGCTGGGGCGCGAGTTCGTCCGCTTCCTCGGCGGCGGGCCCCGGGTGCCGGCCCTGACCGCCTGCGCCCTGGTCGTCCAGGCACTGGTCTATTTCGCGGGACCGCGCAGCTATCAGGTGCTGCTGTGGGCGCCCGCCACGATCTCCCACACCGTGCCGAGCGTCGTCGGCGTGTGGGTGCTGCTGCTGGCCCTGCGGACCGCCGGCCATCCCCGTACCGCCGTCCGGGTCGCCGGGCTGGCCGGCGCGTTCCTCATCGGCTTCGCGATGGGCACCCTGAGCGAGCCGTTCACGCTCGTCAGCGGTCTCCTGGCGGCGCTCCTCGGGCTGCTCTGCCTGCCCCGGCTCGGACTGGCGCGGGACTGGCGGCCGTTCACCTGGTGCCTCGTCTGGTGCTCGGGACTGGTCTGCGGCCTGGTCGTGCTCTACACCTCCCCGGGTGCCCGGTGGCGCCGGGCCCAGCAGCCGCCCAAGGAGTCGATGCTGTCCCCGGGCGAACTCCGGGCCACCTTCGAGGACTGGCTGCGCATGTGGGACTCCGTCGCCGGGCGGCCGGCCTACCTCGGAGCCGCGGCCGTCGGCGTCCTGCTGGGGCTGGCGGCGGTCCTGGGGAGGGGCGGGCGGTGCGGGCCCGTGCCGGGGAAGCGGGAGGCGCGCGGGCCCGTACCGCGCGGAACGCTCGTCGCCCTGCTGCTGCTCCCGGTGCCGGTGGTGGTGCTGGGCTCGTTCGCGGTGGCCGCGGGCCTGCGCAGCGGTTACGGGCCGGCCGGGTGGACGTACGCCCGGACCTGGACGAGCTACCTGGTTCCGATGGAGCTGGCCCTCTGCGGCTACGGCGCCCTGCTGGGGGCCTGGGGCGGGCGGCGGCTCCGGGCGCACCGGAGCGCCGGCACGGCGCTCCTGGCCTGCGCCGTGGTCGCGGGCTGCCTGGCGCTGGCCTCGGTGGCCGTACTGGTCCCCGAAGTCCGGCGGCTGACGACCACCACGGTCACCCGCTCGGTGGCCTGGGACGCGCAGGACGCGCGCATCCGGGCCGAGGCCGGGCGGGGCTCCACGGACGTGGCGTACAAGCCGCTGTACATCGGCGACCTCGCCGAGCCCTTCTACACGCAGGCCTACGAGCGGGACTGGGTCGCCGCCTGTGTGTCGAAGTGGTACGGCATCGACCGGATCCACCGCGGCTGA
- a CDS encoding sensor histidine kinase, whose amino-acid sequence MARLRNGTVGRRFTMLYAMVFLLSGIGLIALIYLLSRSDMIRSVPGQAPPGEPATGVAQHVRDLERQLAEVHAQQSRQLLFGSLIAIVVMAAVSLLLGRILAGHVLRPLRLITAATRRISADNLDQRLAVAGPADEVKELADTVDGLLARLEASFAAQRRFVANASHELRTPLTTIRASLDVAVAKPQPAAQTVALAGRVRTELDRVDRLLEGFLVLARAQHGVLPDRVPVSLAELAGEALAARAGAIAGKNLTVEAELASKAWTRGSPALLSRLVQNVIDNAIVHNQEGGWIRLATQDGAGAGDAGTGDAGSGDGGSGDAPWARLVVETGGNVLDQDQVDRLTQPFERLGTDRTGSQESSGLGLSIVAAIVSAHGGSLDLRVRAEGGLKVTAAMPPADPSRPDGPHGGTA is encoded by the coding sequence ATGGCCAGACTGCGGAACGGGACCGTCGGACGGCGGTTCACGATGCTCTACGCGATGGTGTTCCTGCTGTCCGGGATCGGCCTCATCGCCCTGATCTACCTGCTCTCCCGTTCCGACATGATCCGGTCCGTCCCGGGGCAGGCGCCGCCGGGCGAGCCGGCCACGGGCGTCGCACAGCACGTCCGCGACCTCGAACGGCAGCTCGCGGAGGTGCACGCGCAGCAGTCCAGGCAGCTCCTGTTCGGCTCGCTGATCGCGATCGTGGTGATGGCGGCCGTCTCGCTCCTGCTCGGCCGGATCCTCGCCGGGCACGTCCTGCGCCCGCTGCGCCTGATCACCGCGGCCACGCGGCGGATCTCCGCGGACAACCTGGACCAGCGGCTCGCCGTGGCCGGACCCGCCGACGAGGTCAAGGAGCTCGCGGACACGGTGGACGGGCTCCTGGCCCGCCTGGAGGCCTCGTTCGCCGCGCAACGGCGCTTCGTGGCCAACGCCTCGCACGAACTGCGGACCCCGCTGACCACGATCCGGGCCTCGCTCGACGTGGCCGTGGCCAAACCGCAGCCCGCGGCGCAGACCGTCGCGCTCGCCGGCCGGGTGCGCACCGAACTGGACCGGGTGGACCGCCTGTTGGAAGGCTTCCTCGTGCTCGCCCGCGCGCAGCACGGCGTCCTCCCCGACCGCGTCCCCGTATCGCTCGCCGAGCTGGCGGGGGAGGCACTGGCAGCCCGGGCCGGCGCCATCGCCGGGAAGAACCTGACCGTCGAGGCCGAGCTGGCGTCGAAGGCGTGGACGCGGGGCAGCCCGGCGCTCCTGTCCCGGCTGGTGCAGAACGTGATCGACAACGCGATCGTGCACAACCAGGAGGGCGGCTGGATCCGCCTCGCCACGCAGGACGGGGCGGGCGCGGGTGACGCCGGTACGGGTGACGCCGGCTCGGGTGACGGCGGCTCGGGTGACGCCCCCTGGGCCCGACTCGTCGTCGAGACCGGCGGGAACGTCCTCGACCAGGACCAGGTGGACCGGCTGACGCAGCCGTTCGAGCGGCTCGGCACCGACCGGACCGGATCGCAGGAGAGCTCCGGACTGGGGCTGTCGATCGTGGCCGCCATCGTGTCCGCGCACGGCGGCAGCCTCGACCTCCGGGTCCGGGCGGAGGGCGGACTGAAGGTGACGGCCGCGATGCCGCCGGCGGACCCCTCCCGCCCAGACGGTCCGCACGGGGGGACGGCATGA
- a CDS encoding patatin-like phospholipase family protein has protein sequence MDLDTGAIAERALVLGPGGPVGTAWMAGLVGGLRRAGVDLGGADLVVGTSAGAIVGALLATGQDPGRLASLGAAPPPATGPGGGGADAARPGSVFAVLGEAGLEPGEARRRVGRIALEHADSASGPEAARRLLAGRAALIGAGGWPERRLLITAVEAATGEPVVWDRTSGVPLVRAVAASSAFPGAEPPVAVAGRRYMDGALRAGTNADLAAGARTLVVVEPMAHLFPREPLDGRSGADGARTVVTLGPDPDAVRAFGPDLRDLAHWEPAYRAGLAQAGAAAERLRPVWNPGSGTA, from the coding sequence GTGGACCTTGATACCGGAGCCATCGCGGAGCGGGCACTCGTCCTGGGACCGGGCGGCCCGGTCGGTACGGCTTGGATGGCGGGCCTCGTCGGCGGACTGCGCCGCGCCGGGGTCGACCTGGGCGGCGCCGACCTCGTCGTCGGCACGTCGGCCGGTGCGATCGTCGGAGCCCTGCTGGCCACCGGCCAGGACCCGGGACGGCTCGCCTCCCTCGGAGCCGCCCCGCCGCCGGCCACCGGACCCGGTGGCGGCGGGGCGGACGCCGCCCGGCCGGGCTCCGTGTTCGCCGTGCTCGGGGAGGCCGGCCTGGAACCGGGGGAGGCCCGGCGGCGGGTGGGCCGGATCGCCCTGGAGCACGCCGACTCGGCATCGGGCCCCGAGGCCGCGCGGAGGCTGCTCGCGGGGCGGGCCGCGCTGATCGGAGCCGGCGGCTGGCCGGAGCGGCGGCTGCTGATCACCGCGGTGGAGGCGGCCACCGGCGAGCCCGTGGTGTGGGACCGCACGAGCGGTGTGCCGCTGGTCCGGGCCGTGGCCGCGAGCAGCGCCTTCCCCGGAGCCGAGCCGCCCGTCGCGGTCGCGGGGCGGCGGTACATGGACGGCGCCCTGCGGGCGGGGACGAACGCGGACCTCGCGGCCGGGGCCCGGACGCTCGTCGTCGTGGAGCCCATGGCGCACCTGTTCCCCCGCGAGCCGCTCGACGGGCGGTCGGGGGCCGACGGGGCGCGGACCGTCGTGACCCTCGGGCCCGATCCGGACGCCGTACGGGCCTTCGGGCCGGACCTGCGGGACCTGGCGCACTGGGAGCCGGCGTACCGGGCGGGCCTGGCCCAGGCGGGCGCCGCGGCCGAACGGCTCCGCCCGGTGTGGAACCCGGGATCCGGCACGGCCTGA
- a CDS encoding FUSC family protein, which translates to MTDLASSAAHRAGRARELLRTEGPAAARIVVTVAAAWQAALWLGADQPPVFAAMVPLVALRGDPMTALGTSLQRILGVVAGVLLAIGVLNLWQPSTLTLALVVALGLGAGMVLRAGGALNIQVALSSLLVFANASPDSYGLDRVWETVAGAAVTILLAPLLWPPDPQRLLTAIAGECAARLSRSLTATSAVLGGGPAAARDNLTRVHLHVDAVHAGAARAREAERALRFNPLRRRQRGTVRLLAERVAAADGLAAHVATLAGEVDAFTCRDDLAPDLARARIRLPEPASLTARAVEEALSGEDPGAAVTAARAALADYARADARPVAVALRRPLHRVLDALEVPSTATQSPPYG; encoded by the coding sequence ATGACCGATCTCGCCTCCTCCGCGGCGCACCGGGCCGGGCGGGCCCGGGAGCTGCTGCGCACCGAGGGTCCGGCCGCCGCCCGCATCGTGGTCACCGTGGCCGCCGCCTGGCAGGCCGCGCTGTGGCTGGGCGCCGACCAGCCGCCGGTGTTCGCGGCGATGGTGCCCCTGGTGGCGCTGCGCGGTGATCCGATGACGGCCCTGGGCACCTCGCTGCAGCGGATCCTGGGGGTCGTGGCGGGGGTGCTGCTCGCGATCGGCGTCCTGAACCTGTGGCAGCCCTCCACCCTGACTCTGGCCCTGGTCGTGGCCCTCGGCCTGGGCGCCGGCATGGTCCTGCGGGCCGGCGGCGCGCTCAACATCCAGGTCGCGCTGTCCTCGCTGCTGGTCTTCGCCAACGCCTCCCCCGACTCCTACGGACTGGACCGGGTCTGGGAGACCGTCGCGGGCGCGGCGGTCACCATCCTCCTCGCTCCGCTGCTGTGGCCGCCCGACCCGCAGCGCCTCCTGACGGCCATCGCCGGTGAATGCGCCGCACGGCTGAGCCGCTCCCTCACCGCCACCTCGGCCGTGCTGGGCGGCGGCCCGGCCGCCGCCCGCGACAACCTCACCCGGGTGCACCTCCACGTCGACGCGGTGCACGCGGGCGCCGCACGCGCCCGTGAGGCGGAACGCGCCCTGCGGTTCAACCCCTTGCGCCGCCGTCAGCGCGGCACCGTACGTCTCCTGGCCGAGCGCGTCGCCGCCGCCGACGGGCTCGCCGCGCACGTGGCGACGCTGGCCGGGGAGGTGGACGCGTTCACCTGCCGGGACGACCTCGCTCCCGACCTCGCCCGTGCCCGGATCCGGCTGCCCGAACCGGCCTCGCTCACCGCGCGGGCCGTCGAGGAGGCGTTGTCGGGCGAAGACCCCGGGGCCGCCGTGACCGCCGCCCGCGCCGCGCTGGCCGACTACGCACGTGCGGACGCCCGGCCCGTCGCCGTCGCCCTGCGCCGGCCCTTGCACCGGGTCCTCGACGCGCTGGAGGTCCCGTCCACAGCCACCCAAAGCCCGCCTTATGGATGA
- a CDS encoding PIG-L family deacetylase — protein MSLASRTRLAGLLAALTVGAVGVTTWAYGYGTTPESAAPGAALRPGVTEGTVLQVVAHPDDDLFFMNPDLSRSISTGIKVATVYLTSGEADGRNEAHSPHLQDPTAPADRAAYAEARQNGIRAAYAQMATGDRTSAWQRRSIPTVGGGSAEVDVLVARPEVNLVWMQLREARSISGDNPDSLRGLWDGKVPALGSQLTSGTPVETPFSYDKDQVVEAIAAIFARYRPTTIRTQDPTPGRSRGSGAFLDHQDHMYGARFVQAATERYAKSTDRPHFSVQNYVSYPNSGLPPVLDPQAGEEKLGYLKTYAWSDHQDWCGSPAGCGDRKTATRPAGAGWSRTIRYGRGDVTSWMTEGASGRPWAFTVLDGRMAYWTRGADKAPWQGPEFLAGSGMDTGATAVRLPDGRVAVFGTRTTLGATPQEYRRELVHSVQVAPDGAFGPWVSLGTPDTDDVSGTSAISAPAVAVDRTGRMTVYVRDSRRTLRVSEQSAPDGAFGAWDSLGGSGLQGDPVTATDPAGRRHVYAATAQSVLAWIQQTPDAPFGAPVPTGLPATTGPLSASPRGDGVSLYFRRPGTGTVATSLVTAGGTAPRFSPVTEEGGEGGYGSVGVAGGLLTGRAGAGTVGVSDTDGGPAWYESQMHYTGAPTALTALDGTAFGAVLGLDAVLHVTTAPPAGTEPPGSRPPSSPWYPAVPQPADEADAADDRTGSGWQR, from the coding sequence ATGTCCCTGGCCAGCCGCACCCGCCTCGCGGGCCTGCTCGCCGCGCTCACCGTCGGCGCCGTCGGCGTGACGACCTGGGCCTACGGGTACGGGACCACGCCCGAGTCGGCGGCGCCCGGGGCGGCGCTCCGCCCGGGCGTGACCGAGGGCACGGTCCTCCAGGTGGTCGCGCATCCCGACGACGACCTCTTCTTCATGAACCCCGACCTGAGCCGCTCCATATCGACGGGCATCAAGGTCGCCACCGTCTACCTCACCTCCGGCGAGGCCGACGGCCGCAACGAGGCCCACAGCCCGCACCTGCAGGACCCCACGGCCCCCGCCGACCGCGCCGCCTACGCGGAGGCCCGGCAGAACGGCATCCGGGCCGCCTACGCGCAGATGGCCACCGGCGACCGCACCAGCGCCTGGCAGCGCCGCTCCATACCCACCGTCGGCGGGGGCAGCGCCGAGGTGGACGTCCTCGTCGCACGGCCCGAGGTCAACCTCGTATGGATGCAGTTGCGCGAGGCGCGCAGCATCTCCGGGGACAATCCGGACAGTCTGCGCGGACTGTGGGACGGCAAGGTCCCCGCGCTGGGCTCCCAGCTGACCTCGGGGACGCCGGTCGAGACCCCGTTCTCGTACGACAAGGACCAGGTCGTCGAGGCCATAGCGGCGATCTTCGCGCGGTACCGGCCGACCACCATACGGACGCAGGACCCGACGCCGGGCCGGTCGCGCGGCAGCGGCGCCTTCCTCGACCACCAGGACCACATGTACGGGGCCCGCTTCGTGCAGGCCGCCACCGAGCGGTACGCGAAGTCCACGGACCGGCCGCACTTCTCGGTCCAGAACTACGTGAGCTATCCCAACAGCGGTCTGCCCCCGGTCCTCGACCCGCAGGCCGGCGAGGAGAAGCTCGGCTACCTCAAGACCTACGCCTGGTCCGACCACCAGGACTGGTGCGGCAGCCCCGCCGGCTGCGGCGACCGCAAGACGGCGACCCGGCCCGCGGGCGCCGGCTGGAGCCGGACCATCCGCTACGGCCGGGGCGATGTCACCTCCTGGATGACCGAGGGCGCCTCCGGCCGGCCGTGGGCCTTCACCGTGCTGGACGGGCGGATGGCCTACTGGACCCGCGGCGCGGACAAGGCCCCTTGGCAGGGGCCCGAGTTCCTCGCCGGGTCCGGGATGGACACCGGGGCGACGGCGGTACGGCTCCCCGACGGCAGGGTCGCGGTCTTCGGCACCCGGACCACGCTGGGCGCCACGCCCCAGGAATACCGGCGCGAGCTCGTGCACTCCGTCCAGGTCGCGCCCGACGGCGCCTTCGGCCCCTGGGTGTCGCTGGGCACCCCGGACACGGACGACGTGTCCGGCACCTCGGCGATCAGCGCACCGGCCGTCGCGGTGGACCGTACCGGCCGGATGACCGTCTACGTACGCGATTCCCGGCGCACCCTGCGCGTCAGCGAGCAGTCGGCCCCCGACGGCGCCTTCGGCGCATGGGATTCCCTGGGCGGCTCCGGCCTGCAGGGCGACCCGGTCACCGCGACGGATCCGGCCGGGCGGCGCCACGTGTACGCGGCCACGGCCCAGAGCGTGCTGGCCTGGATCCAGCAGACTCCGGACGCCCCCTTCGGCGCCCCCGTCCCGACCGGGCTGCCGGCCACCACCGGGCCGCTCTCCGCGAGCCCGCGGGGGGACGGCGTCTCCCTGTACTTCCGCCGCCCCGGCACGGGCACCGTCGCCACGAGCCTGGTCACCGCGGGCGGGACCGCACCGCGGTTCTCCCCGGTCACCGAGGAGGGCGGCGAAGGCGGCTACGGCTCCGTCGGCGTCGCGGGGGGCCTGCTCACGGGCCGCGCGGGCGCGGGTACGGTCGGCGTCTCGGACACGGACGGCGGACCGGCCTGGTACGAGTCCCAGATGCACTACACGGGCGCCCCGACGGCCCTGACCGCGCTGGACGGTACGGCCTTCGGCGCCGTGCTCGGCCTCGACGCCGTACTGCACGTCACGACGGCTCCCCCGGCCGGTACCGAGCCGCCCGGCAGCCGTCCGCCCTCCTCCCCCTGGTATCCGGCGGTCCCGCAGCCGGCGGACGAGGCGGACGCGGCGGACGACCGCACGGGCTCCGGGTGGCAGCGCTGA